A single genomic interval of Lathyrus oleraceus cultivar Zhongwan6 chromosome 7, CAAS_Psat_ZW6_1.0, whole genome shotgun sequence harbors:
- the LOC127101931 gene encoding sulfite exporter TauE/SafE family protein 3, which yields MAVYGDVIRPGNQCRCRTVDEMLGKFKCISKGLSTWKKETIVKEEFVKHLESTATSNEDVEYKYLPSCPDDEPQKKINQGTILSNIQWKKFGLLCFVWIAVLLLQIAKNYTATCSIKYWLLTLLQTPVTVGVSMYQAIGLYQGKKITVSKQDHGTHWPLHLLIVSLSCALLAGILGGLLGVGSGFVMGPLFIEFGIAPQVASATATLGMTFTASISVAQYFLLNRFPVPYALYLTIVATIAAYIGQKIIDRLVNIFQRASLIIFVLSFTILVSAIALGIGSMACGKGMQSYIQMKI from the exons ATGGCTGTTTATGGTGATGTAATCCGGCCAGGAAACCAGTGTAGATGCAGAACTGTTGATGAAATGCTTGGAAAATTTAAG TGCATCAGCAAGGGTCTATCCACATGGAAAAAAGAAACCATAGTGAAAGAG GAGTTTGTGAAGCATTTAGAGTCCACTG CCACTAGcaatgaagatgttgaatacaaGTATCTTCCTAGTTGTCCAGATGATGAGCCTCAGAAGAAAATTAATCAA GGTACCATTCTTAGCAACATTCAATGGAAGAAATTTGGACTTCTTTGTTTTGTTTGGATTGCAGTTCTTCTCTTGCAGATTGCCAAG AATTATACAGCTACATGTTCAATCAAATACTGGTTACTAACTTTGTTACAG ACACCAGTTACTGTTGGGGTTTCAATGTACCAAGCAATAGGCCTATATCAAGGGAAGAAGATTACAGTTTCTAAGCAAGATCATGGCACACATTGGCCTTTGCATCTTCTGATTGTATCACTTTCATGTGCTTTGCTAGCTGGAATATTGGGTGGACTTCTTGGTGTAGGTAGTGGATTTGTCATGGGTCCTTTGTTTATCGAATTCGGAATCGCGCCTCAGGTAGCAAGTGCCACGGCCACATTAGGAATGACATTCACAGCATCTATATCGGTTGCGCAATATTTTCTCTTGAATCGATTTCCGGTTCCTTATG CTCTGTATCTTACCATTGTGGCTACAATTGCAGCATACATAGGACAGAAAATAATTGACAGGCTTGTCAATATCTTTCAAAGAGCTTCTTTGATTATCTTTGTCTTATCCTTCACAATTCTTGTTAGTGCAATTGCACTAG GTATAGGCAGTATGGCTTGTGGGAAAggtatgcagagttatatccaAATGAAGATTTGA
- the LOC127101930 gene encoding probable sarcosine oxidase has translation MPKLVDDNKVFKERLGILAFVQRTRIHCNHSGKPRRLPTFVSVVQNCRENNADYQLLRREQVAEKFSGRIDVPDDWAGLLTEHGGVIRAAKAVTMFQALARNHGAVLKDNVEVRDIKNNGGVVVLATANGENFRGKKCVVTVGAWASKLVEKITGVQLPIQPLETLVCYWRIKEGYEGKFSIWGEFPTFASLGRVCLYGSPSLEYPGLIKVAVHSGNPCDPDKRPWGSGVMMDEMKEWIEGRFCGLVDSTEPVMKQFCMYSMTPDEDFVIDFLGGEFGKNVVLGAGFSGHGFKMAPVIGKILTELAVDGQTNEVDLKHFRIGRFNASSKL, from the exons ATGCCAAAATTGgttgatgataacaaagtatttaaagaacgATTAGGTATTCTAGCATTTGTTCAA CGAACGAGAATACATTGTAATCATTCGGGAAAACCACGCCGATTACCAACTTTTGTTTCCGTCGTTCAAAACTGCCGAGAAAACAACGCCGATTACCAACTCCTCCGCCGCGAGCAAGTCGCGGAGAAATTCTCCGGAAGAATTGATGTTCCGGATGACTGGGCTGGTCTTTTAACAGAGCACGGTGGGGTGATAAGAGCCGCGAAAGCGGTGACGATGTTTCAGGCACTGGCGCGGAACCACGGTGCTGTTTTGAAGGACAATGTTGAGGTAAGGGATATCAAAAACAACGGTGGTGTTGTCGTTTTGGCTACCGCGAACGGTGAGAATTTTCGTGGGAAGAAATGTGTAGTAACGGTGGGAGCATGGGCGAGTAAGTTAGTTGAAAAGATTACCGGTGTTCAACTTCCGATTCAGCCTCTGGAAACTCTTGTTTGTTATTGGAGGATAAAGGAAGGATATGAAGGGAAATTCTCAATTTGGGGCGAGTTTCCGACGTTTGCTAGCTTGGGTAGGGTTTGTTTGTATGGATCTCCGAGTTTGGAGTATCCGGGTTTGATTAAAGTGGCGGTTCATAGCGGTAACCCGTGTGATCCGGATAAGAGACCGTGGGGTTCTGGTGTGAtgatggatgagatgaaagagTGGATTGAAGGGAGATTTTGTGGGTTGGTTGATTCAACCGAGCCTGTGATGAAACAGTTTTGTATGTATTCAATGACACCGGATGAGGATTTTGTGATTGATTTCTTGGGTGGTGAGTTTGGGAAGAATGTGGTTTTGGGTGCAGGGTTTTCGGGTCACGGGTTTAAGATGGCTCCGGTTATTGGGAAGATATTGACTGAGCTTGCGGTGGATGGGCAAACTAATGAAGTTGATTTGAAGCATTTTAGGATTGGAAGATTCAATGCGAGTTCCAAGCTTTAG